One window of Doryrhamphus excisus isolate RoL2022-K1 chromosome 13, RoL_Dexc_1.0, whole genome shotgun sequence genomic DNA carries:
- the eml1 gene encoding echinoderm microtubule-associated protein-like 1 isoform X8: MEDGFSSYSSLYDTSSLLQFCNDDSASASSNMEVTDRIASLEQRVQMQEDEIQLLKSALADVVRRLNLSEEQQAMSSRRGPTKARPMIATLPLRPSVNNGTILPKKGGGTLPSPSGSGSRKDTSTASSRSTVRRANSNEHVGSLTRKDSGDSKGNRTRAGSTGSNSSGKRSDSKQRDPVFNTEEGYVKMYLKGRPITMFMPKDQVEGYCLEARADLPLNKLKLDWVYGYRGRDCRSNLYLLPTGETVYFIASVVVLFNVDERLQRHYTGHTDDIKCLAVHPDKITIATGQVAGTSSEGKLAPHIRVWDSVSLNTLHVLGAAYFERALVCLAFSKSNGGNTLCVVDDSSDHVLSVWDWQREDRLAEVKSSNETVFAADFHPTDSNILVTCGKSHLHFWSLEKGILVKKQGLFEKQEKPKFVLCVTFAENGDTITGDSSGNILVWGKGTNRISHVIQGAHEGSIFALCMLRNGMLVSGGKDCRLISWDSSYQQIQTLEVPEFFGPIRTVAEGRGETVLLGTTKNFVLQGTLDGEFLPITQGHTDELWGLAVHPCKPHFITCGYDRQVCLWDSSSHQLIWSKNMDDSAQSADFHPSGAVVAVGTQTGRWLVLDTDSKDLVTVHTDGNEQISVMSFGPDGNFLAIGSHDNYIYIYAVAENGRKYSRVGKCSGHSSFITHLDWSVDSQYLVSNSGDYEILYWIPSVCKQVVSMETIRDIEWATHTCTLGFQVFGMWSDGSDGTDINAASRSNNKSLLATGDDFGKVHLFSYPCSQFKAPSHVYGCHSSHVTNVTFLCNDSCLVSTGGKDMSVMQWRIV; encoded by the exons ATGATAGTGCATCTGCATCCAGCAACATGGAGGTCACCGACCGCATTGCCTCCCTGGAGCAGAGGGTCCAGATGCAGGAAGATGAGATCCAGTTGCTGAAGTCTGCTCTGGCCGACGTGGTCCGTAGGCTCAACCTATCTGAGGAGCAGCAGGCCATGAGCTCACGCCGAGGGCCCACTAAAG CCCGGCCAATGATTGCCACGTTGCCGTTACGACCCTCAGTGAACAACGGCACCATTCTACCAAAGAAAGGCGGCGGCACTCTGCCCTCCccatctggatctggatccagGAAGGACACCAGCACCGCATCCAGCAGAAG CACCGTGAGGAGAGCCAACTCCAACGAGCATGTGGGTTCCCTCACACGGAAAGATTCTGGCGACTCCAAAGGCAACAGAACTCGCGCCGGATCCACTGGAAGCAATTCCAGTGGCAAAAGAAGTGACAG CAAGCAGAGGGACCCAGTGTTCAATACAG AGGAAGGttatgtgaaaatgtatttaaagggcCGCCCCATCACCATGTTCATGCCCAAGGACCAAGTGGAAGGCTACTGTCTGGAGGCGAGAGCTGACCTTCCACTCAACAAGCTTAAACTGGACTGGGT ATACGGTTATCGCGGTCGAGACTGCCGCTCAAATCTTTACTTGTTGCCGACTGGCGAAACTGTGTATTTCATAGCCTCAGTGGTGGTCTTGTTCAATGTGGATGAGCGGCTGCAGAGACACTACACTGGACACACAGACGACATCAAATG TTTGGCAGTCCACCCAGATAAAATCACCATAGCAACCGGACAGGTGGCTGGCACCTCCTCAGAGGGTAAA TTGGCTCCACATATTCGTGTATGGGACTCTGTCAGCCTCAACACCCTCCATGTTCTGGGGGCAGCTTACTTTGAGCGAGCCCTTGTTTGCCTGGCTTTTTCCAAGTCG AATGGAGGAAACACGCTGTGCGTTGTCGATGACTCGAGTGACCATGTGTTATCTGTTTGGGACTGGCAGCGAGAAGACAGACTGGCTGAGGTTAAG AGTTCCAACGAGACCGTCTTTGCTGCGGATTTTCATCCGACTGACAGCAACATTCTGGTGACCTGCGGCAAGTCCCATCTCCATTTTTGGAGTTTGGAGAAAGGCAtcctggtcaaaaaacaaggaCTTTTTGAG AAACAGGAGAAGCCCAAGTTTGTTTTATGTGTGACATTTGCAGAAAATGGAGACACCATCACAGGAGACTCTAGTGGTAACATCTTGGTGTGGGGTAAAG GCACTAATCGCATCAGTCATGTCATCCAAGGGGCTCACGAGGGCAGCATCTTTGCCCTGTGCATGCTGAGGAACGGGATGCTGGTGTCTGGAGGTAAAGACTGCCGGCTCATCTCTTGGGACAGCAGCTACCAGCAGATCCAAACATTGGAG GTGCCTGAATTTTTTGGTCCCATCCGGACTGTAGCAGAGGGCAGAGGAGAGACTGTTCTCCTCGGAACCACAAAGAATTTTGTGTTACAAGGCACCTTAGATGGAGAGTTTCTGCCTATTACACAG GGTCATACTGATGAATTGTGGGGTTTGGCCGTTCACCCGTGTAAGCCTCACTTTATCACCTGTGGGTATGACAGGCAAGTTTGTCTGTGGGACTCCAGTTCACATCAGCTCATCTGGAGTAAAAACATGGAC GACTCTGCCCAGTCAGCAGACTTCCATCCATCTGGAGCTGTGGTTGCCGTAGGAACCCAGACTGGCAG GTGGCTGGTACTGGACACTGACTCAAAGGATTTAGTCACTGTGCACACAGATGGAAATGAACAAATTTCTGTTATGAGCTTTGGGCCAG ATGGTAACTTCTTAGCCATCGGCTCTCATGACAACTACATTTACATCTATGCTGTGGCAGAAAATGGCAGGAAGTACAGCAGAGTGGGGAAGTGCTCG GGTCACTCAAGTTTCATCACCCACCTAGACTGGTCAGTGGACTCCCAGTACCTGGTGTCAAACTCAGGAGACTATGAGATACTGTACT GGATCCCATCCGTGTGTAAACAGGTGGTCAGCATGGAGACCATCAGAGATATTGAATGGGCCACACACACCTGCACTCTTGGCTTTCAGGTTTTCG GTATGTGGTCTGATGGTTCGGACGGCACTGACATCAATGCTGCCAGCAGGTCCAATAATAAGAGCCTTCTCGCTACGGGGGATGACTTTGGGAAGGTTCATCTCTTCTCATATCCTTGTTCTCAGTTCAAG GCTCCCAGCCATGTTTACGGATGCCATAGCAGTCACGTGACCAATGTGACCTTCCTGTGTAACGACAGCTGCCTGGTGTCAACGGGAGGGAAGGACATGAGTGTGATGCAATGGAGGATAGTCTGA
- the eml1 gene encoding echinoderm microtubule-associated protein-like 1 isoform X3, giving the protein MSDYEGLPLDDSASASSNMEVTDRIASLEQRVQMQEDEIQLLKSALADVVRRLNLSEEQQAMSSRRGPTKEPTLMRKSPSADSHVGRSARPMIATLPLRPSVNNGTILPKKGGGTLPSPSGSGSRKDTSTASSRSLSPLSLPTRILSPLLSTVRRANSNEHVGSLTRKDSGDSKGNRTRAGSTGSNSSGKRSDSKQRDPVFNTGMRRVTHCKEEGYVKMYLKGRPITMFMPKDQVEGYCLEARADLPLNKLKLDWVYGYRGRDCRSNLYLLPTGETVYFIASVVVLFNVDERLQRHYTGHTDDIKCLAVHPDKITIATGQVAGTSSEGKLAPHIRVWDSVSLNTLHVLGAAYFERALVCLAFSKSNGGNTLCVVDDSSDHVLSVWDWQREDRLAEVKSSNETVFAADFHPTDSNILVTCGKSHLHFWSLEKGILVKKQGLFEKQEKPKFVLCVTFAENGDTITGDSSGNILVWGKGTNRISHVIQGAHEGSIFALCMLRNGMLVSGGKDCRLISWDSSYQQIQTLEVPEFFGPIRTVAEGRGETVLLGTTKNFVLQGTLDGEFLPITQGHTDELWGLAVHPCKPHFITCGYDRQVCLWDSSSHQLIWSKNMDDSAQSADFHPSGAVVAVGTQTGRWLVLDTDSKDLVTVHTDGNEQISVMSFGPDGNFLAIGSHDNYIYIYAVAENGRKYSRVGKCSGHSSFITHLDWSVDSQYLVSNSGDYEILYWIPSVCKQVVSMETIRDIEWATHTCTLGFQVFGMWSDGSDGTDINAASRSNNKSLLATGDDFGKVHLFSYPCSQFKAPSHVYGCHSSHVTNVTFLCNDSCLVSTGGKDMSVMQWRIV; this is encoded by the exons ATGATAGTGCATCTGCATCCAGCAACATGGAGGTCACCGACCGCATTGCCTCCCTGGAGCAGAGGGTCCAGATGCAGGAAGATGAGATCCAGTTGCTGAAGTCTGCTCTGGCCGACGTGGTCCGTAGGCTCAACCTATCTGAGGAGCAGCAGGCCATGAGCTCACGCCGAGGGCCCACTAAAG AGCCTACTTTGATGAGAAAGTCTCCTTCAGCAGACAGCCATGTTGGGAGGTCAG CCCGGCCAATGATTGCCACGTTGCCGTTACGACCCTCAGTGAACAACGGCACCATTCTACCAAAGAAAGGCGGCGGCACTCTGCCCTCCccatctggatctggatccagGAAGGACACCAGCACCGCATCCAGCAGAAG TTTGTCTCCTTTGTCTCTACCAACCAGAATTCTTTCTCCACTGCTCAG CACCGTGAGGAGAGCCAACTCCAACGAGCATGTGGGTTCCCTCACACGGAAAGATTCTGGCGACTCCAAAGGCAACAGAACTCGCGCCGGATCCACTGGAAGCAATTCCAGTGGCAAAAGAAGTGACAG CAAGCAGAGGGACCCAGTGTTCAATACAG GGATGCGACGTGTGACCCACTGCAAAG AGGAAGGttatgtgaaaatgtatttaaagggcCGCCCCATCACCATGTTCATGCCCAAGGACCAAGTGGAAGGCTACTGTCTGGAGGCGAGAGCTGACCTTCCACTCAACAAGCTTAAACTGGACTGGGT ATACGGTTATCGCGGTCGAGACTGCCGCTCAAATCTTTACTTGTTGCCGACTGGCGAAACTGTGTATTTCATAGCCTCAGTGGTGGTCTTGTTCAATGTGGATGAGCGGCTGCAGAGACACTACACTGGACACACAGACGACATCAAATG TTTGGCAGTCCACCCAGATAAAATCACCATAGCAACCGGACAGGTGGCTGGCACCTCCTCAGAGGGTAAA TTGGCTCCACATATTCGTGTATGGGACTCTGTCAGCCTCAACACCCTCCATGTTCTGGGGGCAGCTTACTTTGAGCGAGCCCTTGTTTGCCTGGCTTTTTCCAAGTCG AATGGAGGAAACACGCTGTGCGTTGTCGATGACTCGAGTGACCATGTGTTATCTGTTTGGGACTGGCAGCGAGAAGACAGACTGGCTGAGGTTAAG AGTTCCAACGAGACCGTCTTTGCTGCGGATTTTCATCCGACTGACAGCAACATTCTGGTGACCTGCGGCAAGTCCCATCTCCATTTTTGGAGTTTGGAGAAAGGCAtcctggtcaaaaaacaaggaCTTTTTGAG AAACAGGAGAAGCCCAAGTTTGTTTTATGTGTGACATTTGCAGAAAATGGAGACACCATCACAGGAGACTCTAGTGGTAACATCTTGGTGTGGGGTAAAG GCACTAATCGCATCAGTCATGTCATCCAAGGGGCTCACGAGGGCAGCATCTTTGCCCTGTGCATGCTGAGGAACGGGATGCTGGTGTCTGGAGGTAAAGACTGCCGGCTCATCTCTTGGGACAGCAGCTACCAGCAGATCCAAACATTGGAG GTGCCTGAATTTTTTGGTCCCATCCGGACTGTAGCAGAGGGCAGAGGAGAGACTGTTCTCCTCGGAACCACAAAGAATTTTGTGTTACAAGGCACCTTAGATGGAGAGTTTCTGCCTATTACACAG GGTCATACTGATGAATTGTGGGGTTTGGCCGTTCACCCGTGTAAGCCTCACTTTATCACCTGTGGGTATGACAGGCAAGTTTGTCTGTGGGACTCCAGTTCACATCAGCTCATCTGGAGTAAAAACATGGAC GACTCTGCCCAGTCAGCAGACTTCCATCCATCTGGAGCTGTGGTTGCCGTAGGAACCCAGACTGGCAG GTGGCTGGTACTGGACACTGACTCAAAGGATTTAGTCACTGTGCACACAGATGGAAATGAACAAATTTCTGTTATGAGCTTTGGGCCAG ATGGTAACTTCTTAGCCATCGGCTCTCATGACAACTACATTTACATCTATGCTGTGGCAGAAAATGGCAGGAAGTACAGCAGAGTGGGGAAGTGCTCG GGTCACTCAAGTTTCATCACCCACCTAGACTGGTCAGTGGACTCCCAGTACCTGGTGTCAAACTCAGGAGACTATGAGATACTGTACT GGATCCCATCCGTGTGTAAACAGGTGGTCAGCATGGAGACCATCAGAGATATTGAATGGGCCACACACACCTGCACTCTTGGCTTTCAGGTTTTCG GTATGTGGTCTGATGGTTCGGACGGCACTGACATCAATGCTGCCAGCAGGTCCAATAATAAGAGCCTTCTCGCTACGGGGGATGACTTTGGGAAGGTTCATCTCTTCTCATATCCTTGTTCTCAGTTCAAG GCTCCCAGCCATGTTTACGGATGCCATAGCAGTCACGTGACCAATGTGACCTTCCTGTGTAACGACAGCTGCCTGGTGTCAACGGGAGGGAAGGACATGAGTGTGATGCAATGGAGGATAGTCTGA
- the eml1 gene encoding echinoderm microtubule-associated protein-like 1 isoform X6 produces MDDSASASSNMEVTDRIASLEQRVQMQEDEIQLLKSALADVVRRLNLSEEQQAMSSRRGPTKEPTLMRKSPSADSHVGRSARPMIATLPLRPSVNNGTILPKKGGGTLPSPSGSGSRKDTSTASSRSLSPLSLPTRILSPLLSTVRRANSNEHVGSLTRKDSGDSKGNRTRAGSTGSNSSGKRSDSKQRDPVFNTGMRRVTHCKEEGYVKMYLKGRPITMFMPKDQVEGYCLEARADLPLNKLKLDWVYGYRGRDCRSNLYLLPTGETVYFIASVVVLFNVDERLQRHYTGHTDDIKCLAVHPDKITIATGQVAGTSSEGKLAPHIRVWDSVSLNTLHVLGAAYFERALVCLAFSKSNGGNTLCVVDDSSDHVLSVWDWQREDRLAEVKSSNETVFAADFHPTDSNILVTCGKSHLHFWSLEKGILVKKQGLFEKQEKPKFVLCVTFAENGDTITGDSSGNILVWGKGTNRISHVIQGAHEGSIFALCMLRNGMLVSGGKDCRLISWDSSYQQIQTLEVPEFFGPIRTVAEGRGETVLLGTTKNFVLQGTLDGEFLPITQGHTDELWGLAVHPCKPHFITCGYDRQVCLWDSSSHQLIWSKNMDDSAQSADFHPSGAVVAVGTQTGRWLVLDTDSKDLVTVHTDGNEQISVMSFGPDGNFLAIGSHDNYIYIYAVAENGRKYSRVGKCSGHSSFITHLDWSVDSQYLVSNSGDYEILYWIPSVCKQVVSMETIRDIEWATHTCTLGFQVFGMWSDGSDGTDINAASRSNNKSLLATGDDFGKVHLFSYPCSQFKAPSHVYGCHSSHVTNVTFLCNDSCLVSTGGKDMSVMQWRIV; encoded by the exons ATGATAGTGCATCTGCATCCAGCAACATGGAGGTCACCGACCGCATTGCCTCCCTGGAGCAGAGGGTCCAGATGCAGGAAGATGAGATCCAGTTGCTGAAGTCTGCTCTGGCCGACGTGGTCCGTAGGCTCAACCTATCTGAGGAGCAGCAGGCCATGAGCTCACGCCGAGGGCCCACTAAAG AGCCTACTTTGATGAGAAAGTCTCCTTCAGCAGACAGCCATGTTGGGAGGTCAG CCCGGCCAATGATTGCCACGTTGCCGTTACGACCCTCAGTGAACAACGGCACCATTCTACCAAAGAAAGGCGGCGGCACTCTGCCCTCCccatctggatctggatccagGAAGGACACCAGCACCGCATCCAGCAGAAG TTTGTCTCCTTTGTCTCTACCAACCAGAATTCTTTCTCCACTGCTCAG CACCGTGAGGAGAGCCAACTCCAACGAGCATGTGGGTTCCCTCACACGGAAAGATTCTGGCGACTCCAAAGGCAACAGAACTCGCGCCGGATCCACTGGAAGCAATTCCAGTGGCAAAAGAAGTGACAG CAAGCAGAGGGACCCAGTGTTCAATACAG GGATGCGACGTGTGACCCACTGCAAAG AGGAAGGttatgtgaaaatgtatttaaagggcCGCCCCATCACCATGTTCATGCCCAAGGACCAAGTGGAAGGCTACTGTCTGGAGGCGAGAGCTGACCTTCCACTCAACAAGCTTAAACTGGACTGGGT ATACGGTTATCGCGGTCGAGACTGCCGCTCAAATCTTTACTTGTTGCCGACTGGCGAAACTGTGTATTTCATAGCCTCAGTGGTGGTCTTGTTCAATGTGGATGAGCGGCTGCAGAGACACTACACTGGACACACAGACGACATCAAATG TTTGGCAGTCCACCCAGATAAAATCACCATAGCAACCGGACAGGTGGCTGGCACCTCCTCAGAGGGTAAA TTGGCTCCACATATTCGTGTATGGGACTCTGTCAGCCTCAACACCCTCCATGTTCTGGGGGCAGCTTACTTTGAGCGAGCCCTTGTTTGCCTGGCTTTTTCCAAGTCG AATGGAGGAAACACGCTGTGCGTTGTCGATGACTCGAGTGACCATGTGTTATCTGTTTGGGACTGGCAGCGAGAAGACAGACTGGCTGAGGTTAAG AGTTCCAACGAGACCGTCTTTGCTGCGGATTTTCATCCGACTGACAGCAACATTCTGGTGACCTGCGGCAAGTCCCATCTCCATTTTTGGAGTTTGGAGAAAGGCAtcctggtcaaaaaacaaggaCTTTTTGAG AAACAGGAGAAGCCCAAGTTTGTTTTATGTGTGACATTTGCAGAAAATGGAGACACCATCACAGGAGACTCTAGTGGTAACATCTTGGTGTGGGGTAAAG GCACTAATCGCATCAGTCATGTCATCCAAGGGGCTCACGAGGGCAGCATCTTTGCCCTGTGCATGCTGAGGAACGGGATGCTGGTGTCTGGAGGTAAAGACTGCCGGCTCATCTCTTGGGACAGCAGCTACCAGCAGATCCAAACATTGGAG GTGCCTGAATTTTTTGGTCCCATCCGGACTGTAGCAGAGGGCAGAGGAGAGACTGTTCTCCTCGGAACCACAAAGAATTTTGTGTTACAAGGCACCTTAGATGGAGAGTTTCTGCCTATTACACAG GGTCATACTGATGAATTGTGGGGTTTGGCCGTTCACCCGTGTAAGCCTCACTTTATCACCTGTGGGTATGACAGGCAAGTTTGTCTGTGGGACTCCAGTTCACATCAGCTCATCTGGAGTAAAAACATGGAC GACTCTGCCCAGTCAGCAGACTTCCATCCATCTGGAGCTGTGGTTGCCGTAGGAACCCAGACTGGCAG GTGGCTGGTACTGGACACTGACTCAAAGGATTTAGTCACTGTGCACACAGATGGAAATGAACAAATTTCTGTTATGAGCTTTGGGCCAG ATGGTAACTTCTTAGCCATCGGCTCTCATGACAACTACATTTACATCTATGCTGTGGCAGAAAATGGCAGGAAGTACAGCAGAGTGGGGAAGTGCTCG GGTCACTCAAGTTTCATCACCCACCTAGACTGGTCAGTGGACTCCCAGTACCTGGTGTCAAACTCAGGAGACTATGAGATACTGTACT GGATCCCATCCGTGTGTAAACAGGTGGTCAGCATGGAGACCATCAGAGATATTGAATGGGCCACACACACCTGCACTCTTGGCTTTCAGGTTTTCG GTATGTGGTCTGATGGTTCGGACGGCACTGACATCAATGCTGCCAGCAGGTCCAATAATAAGAGCCTTCTCGCTACGGGGGATGACTTTGGGAAGGTTCATCTCTTCTCATATCCTTGTTCTCAGTTCAAG GCTCCCAGCCATGTTTACGGATGCCATAGCAGTCACGTGACCAATGTGACCTTCCTGTGTAACGACAGCTGCCTGGTGTCAACGGGAGGGAAGGACATGAGTGTGATGCAATGGAGGATAGTCTGA
- the eml1 gene encoding echinoderm microtubule-associated protein-like 1 isoform X1, with product MEDGFSSYSSLYDTSSLLQFCNDDSASASSNMEVTDRIASLEQRVQMQEDEIQLLKSALADVVRRLNLSEEQQAMSSRRGPTKEPTLMRKSPSADSHVGRSARPMIATLPLRPSVNNGTILPKKGGGTLPSPSGSGSRKDTSTASSRSLSPLSLPTRILSPLLSTVRRANSNEHVGSLTRKDSGDSKGNRTRAGSTGSNSSGKRSDSKQRDPVFNTGMRRVTHCKEEGYVKMYLKGRPITMFMPKDQVEGYCLEARADLPLNKLKLDWVYGYRGRDCRSNLYLLPTGETVYFIASVVVLFNVDERLQRHYTGHTDDIKCLAVHPDKITIATGQVAGTSSEGKLAPHIRVWDSVSLNTLHVLGAAYFERALVCLAFSKSNGGNTLCVVDDSSDHVLSVWDWQREDRLAEVKSSNETVFAADFHPTDSNILVTCGKSHLHFWSLEKGILVKKQGLFEKQEKPKFVLCVTFAENGDTITGDSSGNILVWGKGTNRISHVIQGAHEGSIFALCMLRNGMLVSGGKDCRLISWDSSYQQIQTLEVPEFFGPIRTVAEGRGETVLLGTTKNFVLQGTLDGEFLPITQGHTDELWGLAVHPCKPHFITCGYDRQVCLWDSSSHQLIWSKNMDDSAQSADFHPSGAVVAVGTQTGRWLVLDTDSKDLVTVHTDGNEQISVMSFGPDGNFLAIGSHDNYIYIYAVAENGRKYSRVGKCSGHSSFITHLDWSVDSQYLVSNSGDYEILYWIPSVCKQVVSMETIRDIEWATHTCTLGFQVFGMWSDGSDGTDINAASRSNNKSLLATGDDFGKVHLFSYPCSQFKAPSHVYGCHSSHVTNVTFLCNDSCLVSTGGKDMSVMQWRIV from the exons ATGATAGTGCATCTGCATCCAGCAACATGGAGGTCACCGACCGCATTGCCTCCCTGGAGCAGAGGGTCCAGATGCAGGAAGATGAGATCCAGTTGCTGAAGTCTGCTCTGGCCGACGTGGTCCGTAGGCTCAACCTATCTGAGGAGCAGCAGGCCATGAGCTCACGCCGAGGGCCCACTAAAG AGCCTACTTTGATGAGAAAGTCTCCTTCAGCAGACAGCCATGTTGGGAGGTCAG CCCGGCCAATGATTGCCACGTTGCCGTTACGACCCTCAGTGAACAACGGCACCATTCTACCAAAGAAAGGCGGCGGCACTCTGCCCTCCccatctggatctggatccagGAAGGACACCAGCACCGCATCCAGCAGAAG TTTGTCTCCTTTGTCTCTACCAACCAGAATTCTTTCTCCACTGCTCAG CACCGTGAGGAGAGCCAACTCCAACGAGCATGTGGGTTCCCTCACACGGAAAGATTCTGGCGACTCCAAAGGCAACAGAACTCGCGCCGGATCCACTGGAAGCAATTCCAGTGGCAAAAGAAGTGACAG CAAGCAGAGGGACCCAGTGTTCAATACAG GGATGCGACGTGTGACCCACTGCAAAG AGGAAGGttatgtgaaaatgtatttaaagggcCGCCCCATCACCATGTTCATGCCCAAGGACCAAGTGGAAGGCTACTGTCTGGAGGCGAGAGCTGACCTTCCACTCAACAAGCTTAAACTGGACTGGGT ATACGGTTATCGCGGTCGAGACTGCCGCTCAAATCTTTACTTGTTGCCGACTGGCGAAACTGTGTATTTCATAGCCTCAGTGGTGGTCTTGTTCAATGTGGATGAGCGGCTGCAGAGACACTACACTGGACACACAGACGACATCAAATG TTTGGCAGTCCACCCAGATAAAATCACCATAGCAACCGGACAGGTGGCTGGCACCTCCTCAGAGGGTAAA TTGGCTCCACATATTCGTGTATGGGACTCTGTCAGCCTCAACACCCTCCATGTTCTGGGGGCAGCTTACTTTGAGCGAGCCCTTGTTTGCCTGGCTTTTTCCAAGTCG AATGGAGGAAACACGCTGTGCGTTGTCGATGACTCGAGTGACCATGTGTTATCTGTTTGGGACTGGCAGCGAGAAGACAGACTGGCTGAGGTTAAG AGTTCCAACGAGACCGTCTTTGCTGCGGATTTTCATCCGACTGACAGCAACATTCTGGTGACCTGCGGCAAGTCCCATCTCCATTTTTGGAGTTTGGAGAAAGGCAtcctggtcaaaaaacaaggaCTTTTTGAG AAACAGGAGAAGCCCAAGTTTGTTTTATGTGTGACATTTGCAGAAAATGGAGACACCATCACAGGAGACTCTAGTGGTAACATCTTGGTGTGGGGTAAAG GCACTAATCGCATCAGTCATGTCATCCAAGGGGCTCACGAGGGCAGCATCTTTGCCCTGTGCATGCTGAGGAACGGGATGCTGGTGTCTGGAGGTAAAGACTGCCGGCTCATCTCTTGGGACAGCAGCTACCAGCAGATCCAAACATTGGAG GTGCCTGAATTTTTTGGTCCCATCCGGACTGTAGCAGAGGGCAGAGGAGAGACTGTTCTCCTCGGAACCACAAAGAATTTTGTGTTACAAGGCACCTTAGATGGAGAGTTTCTGCCTATTACACAG GGTCATACTGATGAATTGTGGGGTTTGGCCGTTCACCCGTGTAAGCCTCACTTTATCACCTGTGGGTATGACAGGCAAGTTTGTCTGTGGGACTCCAGTTCACATCAGCTCATCTGGAGTAAAAACATGGAC GACTCTGCCCAGTCAGCAGACTTCCATCCATCTGGAGCTGTGGTTGCCGTAGGAACCCAGACTGGCAG GTGGCTGGTACTGGACACTGACTCAAAGGATTTAGTCACTGTGCACACAGATGGAAATGAACAAATTTCTGTTATGAGCTTTGGGCCAG ATGGTAACTTCTTAGCCATCGGCTCTCATGACAACTACATTTACATCTATGCTGTGGCAGAAAATGGCAGGAAGTACAGCAGAGTGGGGAAGTGCTCG GGTCACTCAAGTTTCATCACCCACCTAGACTGGTCAGTGGACTCCCAGTACCTGGTGTCAAACTCAGGAGACTATGAGATACTGTACT GGATCCCATCCGTGTGTAAACAGGTGGTCAGCATGGAGACCATCAGAGATATTGAATGGGCCACACACACCTGCACTCTTGGCTTTCAGGTTTTCG GTATGTGGTCTGATGGTTCGGACGGCACTGACATCAATGCTGCCAGCAGGTCCAATAATAAGAGCCTTCTCGCTACGGGGGATGACTTTGGGAAGGTTCATCTCTTCTCATATCCTTGTTCTCAGTTCAAG GCTCCCAGCCATGTTTACGGATGCCATAGCAGTCACGTGACCAATGTGACCTTCCTGTGTAACGACAGCTGCCTGGTGTCAACGGGAGGGAAGGACATGAGTGTGATGCAATGGAGGATAGTCTGA